The following are from one region of the Methanoculleus caldifontis genome:
- a CDS encoding thiamine S protein has product MLCRFTLIPDGGVLVYQGLRGDTYEKALLSFGINPDAALIFFCGRSLPQDKTIEEEEVEVFLTSSRG; this is encoded by the coding sequence ATGCTCTGTCGCTTCACCCTCATCCCCGACGGCGGCGTGCTGGTCTACCAGGGCCTGCGGGGCGATACCTACGAGAAGGCTCTCCTCTCCTTCGGGATCAACCCGGATGCTGCACTGATATTCTTCTGCGGAAGAAGCCTCCCGCAGGATAAAACAATCGAGGAGGAAGAGGTCGAGGTATTCCTGACCTCTTCGCGCGGGTGA
- the thsA gene encoding thermosome subunit alpha, which yields MLAGQPIIILRENVERTRGFEAQRSNIMAAKAIAAAVRTTLGPRGMDKMLVSSSGDVVITNDGATILHEMSVQHPGGKLVVEVAEAQDGEVGDGTTTATVLVGSMMEEAEKLLAQEVHPTIIANGYQLGMEKALAILEDLAITIGFEDRENLIKIADTAMTGKSIEAVKEKISGIVVDAVRQVATETGQGTYAVDEDDVKIKMQVGDSMHDAELIRGIVIDKKRVFEQMPDKVTDAKVALLAQPLEVTKTQVKSKIKITSSDQMKAFAEQERESLRKLADLIVASGANVVLCQKGIADAVQYYLARNGIYAIEDVKEEDMKFAAKALCGSIVNKPEELSEATLGHAEAAEEIPDADLTIISGCENPKAVTILLRGTSQLLLDELERAVYDAARVVQDAVEDGKFVVGGGSVETELQMRIRDYAATVGGRVQLGIEAFANAFEVIPRTLAENSGFDTIDKVVALRKAHADGARYAGLNVYTGEVVDMHEAGVIEPQRVKTQAIKSATETAMLLVRVDDMMVTQSGRPGA from the coding sequence ATGCTTGCTGGACAGCCCATCATTATTTTGCGGGAAAATGTAGAGCGTACGCGCGGATTCGAGGCACAGCGCTCGAATATCATGGCTGCAAAGGCAATTGCGGCGGCCGTTCGGACTACGCTTGGCCCCCGGGGAATGGACAAGATGCTGGTCAGCTCCAGCGGTGACGTGGTGATCACGAACGACGGAGCAACCATCCTGCACGAGATGTCCGTGCAGCACCCCGGCGGCAAGCTGGTCGTCGAGGTCGCCGAGGCCCAGGACGGCGAGGTCGGCGACGGCACCACGACCGCGACCGTACTCGTCGGGTCGATGATGGAAGAGGCGGAGAAACTGCTCGCCCAGGAGGTTCATCCCACGATCATCGCCAACGGCTACCAGCTCGGCATGGAGAAGGCCCTCGCGATCCTCGAGGATCTGGCCATCACGATCGGGTTCGAGGACCGTGAGAACCTCATCAAGATCGCAGACACCGCCATGACCGGCAAGTCCATCGAGGCGGTCAAGGAGAAGATCTCCGGCATCGTCGTGGACGCGGTGCGCCAGGTCGCCACCGAGACGGGCCAGGGCACCTACGCCGTGGACGAGGACGACGTCAAGATCAAGATGCAGGTCGGGGACTCGATGCACGACGCGGAGCTCATCCGTGGCATCGTCATCGACAAGAAGCGGGTCTTTGAGCAGATGCCCGATAAGGTCACCGACGCGAAGGTCGCCCTGCTCGCCCAGCCGCTCGAGGTCACGAAGACCCAGGTGAAATCGAAGATCAAGATCACCTCCTCCGACCAGATGAAGGCGTTCGCCGAGCAGGAGCGCGAGTCTCTCCGGAAGCTCGCCGACCTGATCGTCGCCTCCGGCGCAAACGTCGTCCTCTGCCAGAAGGGGATCGCCGACGCGGTCCAGTACTACCTCGCGAGAAACGGCATCTACGCCATCGAGGACGTCAAGGAAGAGGACATGAAGTTCGCCGCGAAGGCGCTCTGCGGCTCGATCGTCAACAAGCCCGAGGAACTCAGCGAAGCGACGCTCGGCCACGCCGAAGCGGCCGAGGAGATCCCCGACGCCGACCTGACGATCATCTCCGGCTGCGAGAACCCCAAGGCCGTGACGATCCTCCTCCGGGGCACCTCCCAGCTCCTCCTCGACGAACTCGAGCGGGCGGTCTACGACGCGGCCCGGGTCGTCCAGGACGCTGTTGAGGACGGCAAGTTCGTCGTCGGCGGCGGATCGGTGGAGACCGAGCTCCAGATGCGCATCCGCGACTACGCCGCGACCGTCGGCGGCCGGGTCCAGCTCGGCATCGAGGCGTTCGCAAACGCGTTCGAGGTCATCCCGAGAACCCTCGCGGAGAACTCCGGGTTCGACACCATCGACAAGGTCGTCGCCCTGAGGAAAGCCCACGCCGACGGCGCGAGATACGCCGGGCTCAACGTCTACACCGGCGAGGTCGTCGACATGCACGAAGCCGGCGTCATCGAGCCGCAGCGCGTCAAGACCCAGGCGATCAAGAGCGCGACCGAGACGGCCATGCTCCTCGTCCGCGTCGACGACATGATGGTCACCCAGTCCGGAAGACCGGGCGCCTAA
- a CDS encoding DUF362 domain-containing protein, with amino-acid sequence MSEDRREAGGKKTPDRFPWIIPFSCEGCGDCIEVCPTGSIVLVDLGKKIDKAWITGPDTCIGCGKCAQACVVGAVQMTSYVEKALQRYREKTTPE; translated from the coding sequence ATGAGCGAAGACCGGAGAGAGGCGGGCGGGAAGAAGACGCCCGACCGGTTCCCCTGGATCATCCCCTTCTCGTGCGAGGGGTGCGGGGACTGCATCGAGGTCTGTCCGACCGGCTCGATCGTCCTCGTGGACCTGGGAAAGAAGATCGATAAGGCCTGGATCACGGGCCCCGATACCTGTATCGGCTGCGGGAAGTGCGCACAGGCCTGCGTGGTGGGCGCCGTGCAGATGACGTCCTACGTCGAGAAGGCGCTTCAGCGCTACCGCGAGAAGACGACCCCGGAGTGA
- a CDS encoding pyridoxamine 5'-phosphate oxidase family protein, with protein sequence MVKFTQEMKEALRVPGKGGSLVYLCTSSRDGNPNIAAMRFVATHMDDKILIADMFLLKTKANIKENPDVAVTICHPLDEGRWWVFKGKAVDIEYGFPREFDWYGANATDILNEWGNWNKAEPPDEVPPDIVFPKAVQRGVVVVHVEEAYSIEPGHAGEKVL encoded by the coding sequence ATGGTGAAGTTTACTCAGGAGATGAAAGAGGCCCTGCGGGTTCCCGGCAAGGGAGGGAGCCTGGTCTATCTCTGCACGTCGAGCAGGGACGGCAACCCCAACATCGCTGCGATGCGGTTCGTCGCCACGCACATGGACGACAAGATCCTGATCGCGGATATGTTCCTCTTGAAGACGAAGGCGAACATCAAGGAGAACCCCGACGTCGCGGTCACGATCTGCCACCCGCTCGACGAGGGGCGGTGGTGGGTCTTCAAGGGCAAGGCCGTCGACATCGAGTACGGGTTCCCCCGCGAATTCGACTGGTACGGCGCAAACGCGACGGATATCTTAAACGAGTGGGGGAACTGGAACAAGGCCGAACCGCCGGACGAGGTCCCGCCCGACATCGTCTTCCCGAAGGCGGTCCAGCGCGGGGTCGTGGTCGTGCATGTCGAGGAGGCCTACTCGATCGAGCCCGGACACGCGGGGGAGAAGGTCCTGTAG
- a CDS encoding orotate phosphoribosyltransferase-like protein, which translates to MSALEELITKAKALQADGHTPGQISDELGLSMETVTWLLTQQKGMEAPKDVHIDWTEVGSHGMLLSDMAMIMLKRFLYLTEEGAIRPTDDTVDTVVGIASSGVPLATLIAAEEGLKLAVYLPAKHSVSETPTGSLSGTFSTVAGQRCLIIDDVVTTGTTLAEAIRFLRRHGATPVAIWSLFDKQGIREVDGVPIRSLFTISRLG; encoded by the coding sequence ATGTCCGCCCTCGAAGAGTTGATCACGAAGGCAAAGGCGCTTCAGGCAGATGGGCACACCCCCGGCCAGATCTCCGATGAACTGGGCCTCTCGATGGAGACGGTCACCTGGCTGCTCACCCAGCAGAAGGGGATGGAGGCCCCAAAAGACGTCCATATCGACTGGACAGAGGTGGGAAGCCATGGGATGCTCCTCTCCGACATGGCGATGATCATGCTCAAGCGCTTCCTCTACCTCACGGAGGAAGGGGCTATCCGGCCGACCGATGACACGGTCGACACGGTCGTCGGCATCGCATCCTCGGGCGTCCCGCTCGCGACCCTCATCGCCGCCGAGGAAGGGCTGAAACTCGCCGTCTATCTCCCGGCGAAGCACAGCGTAAGCGAGACCCCCACCGGGTCCCTCTCGGGGACTTTCTCGACGGTCGCCGGGCAGCGCTGCCTCATCATCGACGACGTCGTCACGACCGGGACGACGCTTGCGGAGGCGATCCGGTTCCTCAGGCGGCACGGGGCCACGCCGGTGGCGATCTGGTCGCTCTTCGACAAGCAGGGCATCCGGGAGGTCGACGGCGTCCCGATCCGCTCGCTCTTCACGATATCGAGGCTCGGCTGA
- the thiE gene encoding thiamine phosphate synthase, translated as MGYDLYVVTDEEIGRGLSHAELARRAVAGGADAVQLRDKRLSGRGLLEAALAVREVTLDAGALFIVNDRLDVALAAGADGVHLGAGDLPVREARRIAPPGFVIGASVGSVDAAVRAAAEGADYVALSPTFPTGSKNDAGPGHGLAVLSEIRGAVSLPLVAIGGITATNVGDVIAAGADGIAVISAVVGQEDVTGAARDLRARIAAAKARGC; from the coding sequence ATGGGGTACGACCTCTACGTAGTCACCGACGAAGAGATCGGTCGCGGCCTCTCCCACGCGGAGCTGGCCCGCCGCGCCGTGGCCGGGGGCGCGGACGCGGTCCAGCTCCGCGACAAACGGCTCTCCGGGAGGGGCCTCCTTGAAGCGGCCCTCGCCGTCCGCGAGGTCACTCTGGATGCCGGAGCGCTCTTCATCGTGAACGACCGCCTGGACGTGGCCCTCGCGGCCGGCGCCGACGGGGTCCACCTCGGCGCAGGCGACCTCCCCGTCAGGGAGGCGCGGCGGATCGCCCCGCCGGGGTTCGTCATCGGCGCCTCGGTCGGGTCCGTCGATGCGGCGGTCCGGGCCGCGGCGGAGGGGGCCGATTACGTGGCGCTCAGCCCGACGTTTCCGACCGGGTCGAAGAACGACGCCGGACCGGGCCATGGGCTCGCCGTGCTCTCGGAGATCAGGGGCGCGGTCTCTCTCCCGCTCGTCGCGATCGGGGGGATCACCGCAACGAACGTCGGCGACGTCATCGCCGCGGGGGCGGACGGCATCGCGGTGATCTCAGCGGTCGTCGGACAGGAGGACGTCACCGGCGCCGCACGGGACCTCCGGGCCCGGATCGCCGCGGCGAAGGCGAGAGGGTGTTAA
- the mch gene encoding methenyltetrahydromethanopterin cyclohydrolase, with product MLSINSTAIPAVREMIDRRDELGIAVAEQENGATCIDCGVNVPGSYRAGTLFVEVCLAGLATAAITMGRVGDIPVPFLHLAIEHPALACLGSQKAGWVLKAGDYSAMASGPARALALKPKETYNRIGYRDTSRTGILALEADTLPDEKVTEFIAEKCGIGPEDLYVLVAPTRSLVGSVQISGRVVTATLHKLEEKGYDVRLIRHAAGRSPVAPVKRSGIDAMGTTNDCNIYYGSVSLVAEGYDPVFATLPSRTSPDYGRPFGRVLKDAGYDFLKVDSLLAFSPAEVTVNDSTSGEVYHFGGLNRDVLLESFGVL from the coding sequence ATGCTGAGCATCAACAGCACGGCGATTCCCGCCGTGAGAGAGATGATCGACCGCCGGGACGAGCTCGGCATCGCGGTCGCGGAGCAGGAGAACGGCGCGACGTGCATCGACTGCGGCGTGAACGTCCCCGGGAGTTACCGGGCGGGGACACTCTTTGTCGAGGTCTGCCTTGCGGGGCTCGCGACGGCGGCGATAACCATGGGGCGGGTGGGGGACATCCCCGTCCCGTTCCTGCACCTCGCTATCGAGCACCCCGCCCTTGCCTGTCTCGGCTCGCAGAAGGCGGGATGGGTGCTGAAGGCTGGAGACTACTCCGCTATGGCCTCGGGCCCGGCGCGGGCGCTTGCGCTGAAGCCGAAAGAGACCTACAACAGGATCGGCTACCGCGACACCTCCCGGACCGGCATCCTCGCGCTCGAAGCCGATACCCTCCCGGACGAGAAGGTCACGGAATTCATCGCGGAGAAGTGCGGCATCGGTCCGGAAGACCTCTACGTCCTCGTCGCCCCGACCCGGAGCCTGGTCGGCTCGGTCCAGATCTCCGGGCGGGTCGTCACGGCGACCCTCCACAAGCTCGAGGAGAAGGGTTACGATGTCCGCCTGATCCGCCACGCGGCGGGACGGTCGCCGGTCGCGCCCGTAAAGAGGAGCGGTATCGACGCGATGGGAACAACCAACGACTGCAACATCTATTACGGCTCGGTCTCCCTCGTCGCGGAGGGCTACGACCCGGTCTTTGCGACCCTTCCCTCCCGGACGTCCCCCGACTACGGGCGGCCGTTCGGCCGGGTGCTCAAGGATGCCGGCTACGACTTCCTCAAGGTGGACTCCCTGCTCGCGTTCTCGCCGGCGGAGGTGACGGTCAACGACAGCACCTCCGGCGAGGTCTACCATTTCGGCGGCCTGAACCGCGACGTGCTGCTCGAATCGTTCGGGGTCCTGTAG
- a CDS encoding NOB1 family endonuclease has product MTLVLDASFFFAEIPVEGPAWTTPSVVGELADLHAKCRFEALAATGLSVREPRDEDLLRVDAAAVRTGDAGVLSATDREILALALELSAVLVTDDFAVQNVAHRLGIETRSIRQRPARAIRWRYRCSGCGRYWREPGDCRVCGAAIKRKLK; this is encoded by the coding sequence ATGACGCTCGTCCTCGACGCCTCGTTCTTCTTTGCAGAGATCCCGGTCGAGGGGCCGGCCTGGACCACCCCTTCGGTGGTCGGGGAACTCGCCGACCTCCACGCGAAGTGCCGGTTTGAGGCCCTCGCCGCGACGGGGCTCTCGGTCCGGGAGCCCCGCGACGAGGACCTCCTGCGGGTCGACGCGGCCGCGGTGCGGACCGGGGACGCCGGGGTGCTCTCCGCGACCGATCGCGAGATCCTCGCGCTCGCGCTGGAACTCTCGGCCGTCCTCGTCACCGACGACTTCGCAGTCCAGAACGTGGCGCACCGTCTCGGCATCGAGACCCGGAGCATCCGGCAGCGGCCGGCCCGGGCGATCCGGTGGCGCTACCGGTGCAGCGGGTGCGGCCGGTACTGGCGCGAGCCGGGAGACTGCCGCGTATGCGGCGCAGCAATTAAAAGAAAACTTAAATAA
- the rtcA gene encoding RNA 3'-terminal phosphate cyclase, with protein MLTIDGSRLEGGGQIVRLAASLSAISNTPITVTRIRENREKPGLAPQHIAAVRATAGTCGAECTGLSVGSREITFTPGPLRRADLAIDTGTAGSIPLVLQAWLPAALEIGGSITVTGGTEVARSPTIDYMDHLLVPVLRRAGASIEVTVLERGYYPRGGGRVRVRVERGLPGPIAVPGEEGACGLVSCSANLPGHVTERQAAAARDLLRDEAGLSCTATLDPREGGPSTGSSVTVWSGAKGAVAIGRRGLPAEEVGKAAARALAEEHRNPGTVDVHLADQLLVYLALCGGAYSTHTLSTHAKTARSLLAEFGYPVECRENSTVEFSV; from the coding sequence ATGCTCACCATTGACGGGTCCCGCCTCGAAGGAGGGGGGCAGATCGTCCGGCTGGCCGCCAGCCTCTCGGCGATATCGAATACACCGATCACCGTCACCCGGATCCGGGAGAACCGTGAGAAGCCGGGGCTCGCCCCCCAGCATATCGCCGCGGTCCGGGCAACCGCCGGCACCTGCGGCGCCGAATGCACGGGACTCTCCGTCGGCAGCCGCGAGATCACCTTCACCCCCGGCCCTCTCCGGCGGGCCGACCTCGCGATCGATACCGGGACCGCGGGAAGTATCCCGCTCGTCCTCCAGGCATGGCTCCCGGCAGCCCTCGAGATCGGCGGGAGCATCACGGTCACGGGAGGGACCGAAGTGGCGCGGAGCCCGACGATCGACTACATGGACCATCTCCTCGTCCCGGTCCTCCGCCGGGCCGGCGCCTCGATCGAGGTCACGGTGCTCGAACGGGGCTACTACCCGCGGGGTGGCGGGCGCGTCCGCGTGAGGGTGGAGCGCGGCCTCCCGGGACCGATCGCGGTTCCCGGGGAAGAAGGGGCGTGCGGGCTCGTCTCCTGCTCGGCGAACCTCCCCGGCCACGTCACGGAGCGCCAGGCAGCCGCCGCCCGCGACCTCCTCCGCGACGAGGCAGGGCTCTCCTGCACCGCGACCCTGGATCCCCGCGAGGGCGGGCCGAGCACCGGGAGTTCCGTCACCGTCTGGAGCGGGGCGAAGGGCGCCGTCGCGATCGGCAGGAGGGGGCTGCCCGCCGAGGAGGTCGGGAAGGCTGCCGCCCGGGCCCTTGCGGAGGAGCACCGCAACCCCGGCACGGTCGACGTTCACCTCGCCGACCAGCTCCTGGTCTACCTCGCCCTCTGCGGCGGAGCATACAGCACCCATACCCTCTCGACGCACGCGAAGACCGCCCGCTCGCTCCTCGCGGAGTTCGGCTATCCCGTGGAGTGCCGGGAGAACAGCACCGTGGAGTTCTCCGTATGA
- the thiM gene encoding hydroxyethylthiazole kinase, producing the protein MDGAIPAGLLAAVRSKRPLIHHITNSVTINDCANITISAGAAPVMAEAPEEVADMVAAAGALVLNIGTLSATQVEAMLAAGRRANDLGIPVILDPVGAGATPFRTAAVLRLLDALEVAVLKGNAGEIGVLAGTGGSVRGVDSGGVTGDPVETALACARAMGTVVSMTGAVDVVTDGSRVYLVKNGVPAMDRLSGTGCMAASVTAAFVAVADDRAVASAAALAAFGRAGERAAAGARGPYSFRTGLFDELAGLTPDDLGQHARIEER; encoded by the coding sequence ATGGACGGCGCGATCCCCGCCGGCCTCCTTGCCGCCGTGCGGTCGAAGCGGCCGCTCATCCACCACATCACGAACAGCGTCACGATCAACGACTGCGCGAACATCACGATCTCTGCCGGGGCCGCTCCGGTGATGGCCGAGGCGCCCGAAGAGGTCGCCGATATGGTCGCCGCCGCCGGCGCCCTCGTCCTGAACATCGGGACGCTCTCCGCCACGCAGGTCGAGGCGATGCTCGCCGCCGGCCGGAGGGCGAACGATCTCGGCATCCCGGTAATCCTCGACCCGGTCGGTGCGGGGGCGACGCCGTTTCGGACCGCGGCGGTCCTGCGGCTCCTCGACGCCCTCGAAGTCGCCGTCCTGAAGGGGAACGCCGGGGAGATCGGCGTCCTCGCCGGGACCGGCGGGAGCGTCCGCGGGGTCGACTCAGGCGGGGTCACGGGCGATCCCGTCGAGACGGCACTGGCGTGCGCCCGTGCCATGGGGACCGTCGTCTCGATGACGGGAGCAGTCGACGTCGTCACCGACGGCAGCAGGGTCTACCTGGTCAAAAACGGCGTCCCGGCGATGGACCGCCTCTCGGGAACCGGGTGCATGGCCGCCTCGGTCACGGCGGCGTTCGTCGCGGTCGCGGACGATCGTGCGGTCGCTTCGGCCGCGGCGCTCGCGGCCTTCGGCCGGGCAGGGGAGCGGGCGGCGGCAGGCGCTCGCGGCCCTTACTCGTTCCGGACGGGGCTCTTCGACGAACTCGCCGGGCTCACGCCCGACGACCTCGGCCAGCACGCGCGGATCGAGGAGCGGTGA
- a CDS encoding (Fe-S)-binding protein, which yields MAFDLSKCDFSRCRGECLVRCPYVSYDEDDAKSAVQALIKGERHPILKECITCAACNDFCPRGADPWDLIAQRQEETGVLGIPPDAKPSSDWLTKPATVVRRGKSGGPLISAGGIYEVVPQAEFLTGQMFEDATIIGGGPYACGFTETHLGRASRPVKFLPQFIENLAKAAAEFGVDEIVFTHDACYNVATTLAMQRGVEVPFRPVHILEYIRNWLRDHPDRIAKPLGIRIAVQGGCTTRLAPKGGDREIWSDWLADIFEMIGVESVEEKRVYTGEDRLCCGCGIFHANHERAVEIQRKNVQDAADAGAEELLFICPACITVMRGTCRKMELEPIYITQMVKRALGEELGPAGAAAFGYPVK from the coding sequence ATGGCATTTGATCTATCGAAATGCGACTTCTCGCGTTGCAGAGGGGAGTGCCTCGTCCGCTGCCCATATGTATCGTATGACGAAGATGACGCAAAGAGCGCCGTGCAGGCCCTGATAAAGGGGGAACGCCACCCGATCCTGAAGGAGTGCATCACCTGCGCAGCCTGTAACGACTTCTGCCCCCGGGGCGCCGATCCCTGGGACCTCATCGCGCAGCGGCAGGAGGAGACGGGCGTTCTCGGCATCCCTCCCGACGCAAAGCCGTCGAGCGACTGGCTGACGAAACCGGCGACGGTCGTCCGGAGAGGGAAATCGGGCGGCCCGCTCATCTCCGCCGGCGGGATCTACGAGGTGGTGCCCCAGGCAGAGTTCCTGACGGGGCAGATGTTTGAGGATGCGACCATCATCGGGGGAGGGCCCTACGCGTGCGGGTTCACCGAGACCCATCTCGGCCGGGCGTCACGGCCGGTGAAGTTCCTCCCGCAGTTCATCGAGAACCTCGCTAAAGCCGCCGCAGAGTTCGGGGTCGACGAGATCGTCTTCACCCACGACGCCTGCTACAACGTGGCGACGACCCTCGCGATGCAGCGGGGCGTGGAGGTGCCCTTCCGGCCGGTCCACATCCTCGAGTACATCAGGAACTGGCTCCGCGACCACCCGGACCGGATCGCAAAGCCGCTCGGCATCAGGATCGCGGTCCAGGGCGGCTGTACGACACGCCTCGCCCCGAAGGGCGGGGACCGCGAGATCTGGTCGGACTGGCTCGCCGATATCTTCGAGATGATCGGTGTGGAGTCCGTCGAGGAGAAGCGGGTTTATACGGGAGAAGATCGGCTCTGCTGCGGGTGCGGGATCTTCCACGCCAATCACGAGCGGGCGGTCGAGATCCAGCGCAAGAACGTCCAGGACGCCGCCGACGCCGGCGCCGAAGAGCTCCTCTTCATCTGCCCGGCCTGCATCACGGTGATGCGCGGGACCTGCCGGAAGATGGAGCTTGAACCGATCTACATCACCCAGATGGTGAAACGCGCTCTGGGTGAGGAACTCGGTCCCGCCGGAGCCGCCGCGTTCGGGTATCCGGTGAAGTAA
- a CDS encoding PAS domain S-box protein translates to MYHCFDELDDAVIILNRDSTVAWLNRSFEETFGIANEAVRGDDIGDFVARLAPSIQEEGFAGRMVEALRCWRQVSHATCRVQTPAAGIRWFSFSCRAMTGEHYAGKVLATFRDVTAERDEAVRSAPDAAARTRAESVYAGIGETIPYGIWICEPDGAALYISSSLLDLAGATLEECRSAGWIECIPLKDAAGVLADWKHCLESGCRWDRELEVGGPGGGYRTILSRGAPIRDDNGRIVLWAGINLDITGRKQAEGLIAVRAAQQAAIAALGRFALAGAEPSDLMDAAVSAVAEHLGVEYAKVLRYLPDEDAFLLEAAVGFNRGMIGMKKVEGGTDSQAGYTLLSHEPVIVEDLRTEARFSGPPLLRDEGIVSGISVIIQGDRAPYGVLGAHTRACRRFTRDDINFVQAAANILAQGIERRAAEEALLASEEKFRAIAQRSFDMIYTCYHDGGITYMSPAVTRILGYTPEELNGRRCREYLSPVSLSAWGEAQKKLARGESVEGLEVEFRRKDGSVVFVELNESPILEHGKVVGVQAVGRDITERKQNEQLRRQAFWQIERNIEQFAVLGDHIRQPLQVTLGRAELLDDAETAAVIREQVERINDYIRQLDRGWVESRKVREFLRRHDTS, encoded by the coding sequence GTGTATCACTGCTTTGACGAACTGGACGATGCCGTCATCATCCTGAATCGGGACAGCACCGTCGCCTGGCTGAACAGGTCGTTTGAGGAGACGTTCGGCATCGCGAACGAGGCAGTCCGCGGAGATGATATCGGGGACTTTGTTGCCCGCCTCGCGCCCTCCATCCAGGAGGAAGGCTTCGCCGGCCGGATGGTCGAGGCGCTCCGGTGCTGGCGGCAGGTCTCGCACGCCACCTGCCGGGTGCAGACTCCCGCCGCCGGGATACGCTGGTTCTCGTTCTCCTGCCGGGCGATGACGGGCGAACACTACGCCGGGAAGGTGCTCGCCACCTTCAGGGACGTCACTGCCGAACGCGACGAGGCGGTTCGGAGCGCCCCGGATGCGGCGGCACGGACCAGGGCCGAATCGGTCTATGCCGGCATCGGGGAGACAATCCCTTACGGCATCTGGATCTGCGAACCGGACGGCGCCGCACTCTACATCTCTTCGTCACTCCTCGACCTTGCGGGAGCGACGCTTGAGGAGTGCCGGTCGGCGGGCTGGATCGAGTGCATACCGCTCAAAGACGCCGCCGGGGTGCTCGCCGACTGGAAGCACTGCCTCGAATCCGGGTGCCGGTGGGACCGCGAACTCGAGGTCGGGGGGCCCGGCGGCGGATACCGGACCATCCTCTCCCGCGGGGCCCCTATCCGGGACGATAACGGGCGGATCGTCCTCTGGGCCGGGATAAACCTCGATATCACCGGAAGGAAACAGGCCGAGGGCCTCATCGCCGTCCGGGCGGCGCAGCAGGCGGCGATCGCCGCACTCGGCCGGTTCGCCCTGGCAGGGGCGGAGCCTTCCGACCTGATGGATGCCGCGGTCAGCGCGGTGGCAGAGCATCTCGGCGTCGAGTATGCCAAAGTGCTCCGGTACCTTCCCGACGAGGACGCGTTCCTGCTCGAGGCGGCGGTGGGATTCAACAGGGGTATGATCGGCATGAAGAAGGTCGAGGGAGGGACCGACTCCCAGGCAGGGTACACGCTCCTCTCCCACGAGCCGGTGATCGTCGAGGACCTCAGAACCGAGGCACGGTTCTCCGGCCCGCCCCTCCTCCGGGACGAGGGCATCGTGAGCGGGATCAGCGTCATCATCCAGGGTGACAGAGCGCCCTACGGGGTGCTCGGCGCCCACACCAGGGCGTGCCGCAGGTTCACCCGGGACGACATCAACTTCGTCCAGGCGGCGGCAAACATCCTCGCCCAGGGGATCGAGCGGCGGGCGGCGGAAGAGGCGCTTCTCGCGAGCGAGGAGAAGTTCCGGGCGATCGCGCAGCGGAGCTTCGATATGATCTACACCTGCTACCACGACGGCGGGATCACCTACATGTCTCCTGCCGTGACCCGCATCCTCGGTTACACCCCCGAGGAACTGAACGGCCGCAGGTGCCGCGAGTATCTCAGCCCCGTATCGCTCTCCGCGTGGGGGGAGGCGCAGAAGAAGTTAGCCCGGGGCGAGTCCGTCGAGGGGCTCGAGGTCGAGTTCCGCAGGAAAGACGGATCCGTGGTGTTCGTCGAACTGAACGAGTCCCCTATCCTGGAGCACGGGAAGGTCGTCGGCGTCCAGGCGGTGGGAAGGGACATCACCGAGAGGAAGCAGAACGAACAACTGCGCCGGCAGGCATTCTGGCAGATCGAGCGGAACATCGAGCAGTTCGCCGTCCTCGGAGACCACATTCGCCAGCCGCTCCAGGTGACGCTGGGAAGAGCGGAGTTGCTGGACGACGCGGAGACGGCGGCGGTCATCCGCGAGCAGGTCGAGCGGATCAACGATTACATCCGGCAGCTGGACCGCGGGTGGGTGGAGTCCCGGAAAGTCCGCGAGTTTCTCCGGCGGCACGATACGAGTTGA